Proteins found in one Paenibacillus borealis genomic segment:
- a CDS encoding M23 family metallopeptidase, translating into MNEQDKNKPNHDESLKNKQGDSGAKPSSWTRLLSKRWVFPAVYTAAAAIILTLVWVYQDAGQKPLNPDTAAVVSQEGVAGNETGALTGDPEALEVVASAESLAWPVASPSEVEVVKPYYDENGTEENHVAAMVQYNNTFVPNTGIDIAREDNKPFDVKAALSGEVTRVEDVAVLGKVIEVTSPGDLKTVYQGLGDTKVKQGDEVKQGDTLATAGRNEMEKSLGNHVHFEVHEDGKIVNPSDLLPQR; encoded by the coding sequence ATGAATGAACAAGACAAAAACAAACCAAACCATGATGAATCTCTCAAAAACAAGCAGGGAGATTCAGGCGCTAAGCCTTCTTCATGGACCAGACTGTTATCCAAACGGTGGGTATTCCCGGCAGTCTACACGGCGGCAGCGGCAATTATACTAACCTTGGTGTGGGTCTATCAGGATGCCGGCCAGAAGCCGCTGAATCCGGACACCGCCGCGGTCGTTTCACAGGAAGGCGTTGCCGGGAATGAAACCGGAGCCCTAACCGGTGATCCGGAAGCCCTGGAAGTCGTAGCTTCAGCTGAAAGCCTGGCATGGCCGGTAGCGAGCCCGAGTGAAGTGGAAGTGGTCAAACCGTATTATGATGAAAACGGCACAGAAGAAAATCATGTGGCGGCAATGGTGCAGTACAATAATACCTTTGTTCCCAATACGGGAATTGACATTGCCCGCGAGGACAACAAACCATTTGATGTAAAAGCGGCTCTCAGCGGTGAAGTCACCAGAGTCGAAGATGTGGCAGTACTCGGTAAAGTGATCGAGGTTACATCTCCTGGTGATTTGAAGACAGTCTACCAGGGTCTGGGCGATACCAAAGTGAAGCAGGGCGATGAAGTGAAGCAGGGCGACACGCTGGCAACAGCGGGACGCAATGAAATGGAGAAAAGTCTCGGCAATCACGTGCACTTTGAAGTGCATGAGGACGGCAAGATTGTGAATCCTTCGGATCTGCTTCCACAGCGCTAA
- the spoIID gene encoding stage II sporulation protein D, translated as MKELLLLRHILKRPRSVARARRGAPRLRRLAPAAWLAAPLLAALLLPLAVVPLRGGQQPVPPAVLQATPAPAPPGTAAAEAPQPEVSVYLSQSGQIETLPLEDYVSGVLAAEMPADFELEALKAQAVAARTFIARRLLAGDHSGVPVPEADVSDTVSHQAYISQAVLERDWASGSKRAGLAKLRRAVLETRGIIMTYKGQPITASFFASSGGYTENSEDYWNAAVPYLRSVASPWEQQITPNLAVTYTFSNAELRSKLALTVKELPAAANLAASGKTLQVSSSSSAGLPAEVISLTAGHRIKEISIGGTVFTGREVREKLGLRSSQFTWKRKDGKVLITTYGNGHGVGMSQWGANGMAKQGSTATQILKHYYSGVSFTGISTLLKK; from the coding sequence ATGAAAGAGTTACTATTGCTGCGGCACATCCTGAAGCGCCCGCGCAGCGTAGCGCGGGCGCGGCGCGGGGCGCCCCGGCTCAGGCGGCTGGCCCCCGCCGCCTGGCTCGCAGCGCCGCTGCTGGCGGCGCTGCTGCTGCCTCTGGCTGTTGTCCCGCTGCGCGGGGGACAGCAGCCAGTGCCCCCGGCGGTGCTGCAGGCTACGCCCGCGCCGGCACCGCCGGGAACGGCTGCTGCGGAAGCGCCGCAGCCGGAGGTCTCCGTCTATTTGTCGCAGAGCGGACAAATAGAGACCCTGCCGCTGGAGGACTACGTCAGCGGCGTGCTGGCGGCCGAGATGCCGGCGGACTTTGAGCTTGAAGCGCTCAAAGCCCAGGCCGTTGCGGCCCGCACGTTCATTGCCCGCCGCCTGCTGGCCGGCGATCACAGCGGGGTACCCGTTCCTGAGGCGGATGTGAGCGATACGGTAAGCCATCAGGCTTACATATCGCAGGCCGTGCTGGAACGGGACTGGGCGTCCGGCAGCAAGCGCGCCGGACTGGCAAAGCTCCGCCGCGCGGTCCTGGAGACGCGCGGGATCATCATGACCTATAAAGGTCAGCCGATCACGGCTTCCTTTTTCGCCTCCAGCGGAGGGTATACAGAGAATTCCGAGGATTACTGGAATGCTGCGGTTCCTTATTTGCGCAGCGTAGCCAGCCCTTGGGAACAGCAGATTACACCGAATCTGGCAGTTACCTATACCTTCAGCAACGCCGAGCTCCGCAGCAAGCTGGCTCTTACCGTCAAGGAGCTTCCCGCTGCGGCGAATCTGGCTGCCTCCGGCAAGACCCTGCAAGTATCGTCATCTTCTTCGGCCGGACTGCCCGCAGAAGTCATCTCGCTGACTGCAGGACACCGGATCAAGGAGATCTCTATCGGAGGCACTGTGTTCACAGGCCGGGAGGTGAGAGAGAAGCTGGGTCTTCGTTCGAGCCAGTTCACCTGGAAGCGGAAGGACGGGAAGGTGCTGATCACAACCTATGGAAACGGCCATGGAGTCGGCATGAGCCAATGGGGGGCGAACGGCATGGCGAAGCAGGGGAGTACAGCCACGCAGATTCTCAAACACTATTACAGCGGGGTCTCTTTTACAGGAATCTCAACTCTTCTGAAAAAATAA
- the murA gene encoding UDP-N-acetylglucosamine 1-carboxyvinyltransferase produces MSKFIVRGGNRLTGSVKVSGAKNSVLPIIAASLLAEEGVSVIVDAPPLDDVITISKVLESLGAGVTYQNDIIEVDARSITSCEAPYEWVRKMRASFLVMGPLLSRMGHTRISLPGGCAIGTRPIDQHLKGFEALGAEISLGQGYIDAKSNGRLRGAKIYLDVASVGATENIMMAAALAEGVTVIENAAKEPEIVDLANYLNGMGGIVRGAGTGVIRIEGVERMHGVRHHVIPDRIEAGTYMAAAAITGGDVYVEGAIADHLGPVIAKMEEMGVTVIPDENGVRVISDKPLKAVDLKTLPYPGFPTDMQSQMMALLLRSEGTSVVTETVFENRFMHVDEFHNMNAEIKIEGRSAIVTGNARLVGAKVCATDLRAGAALILAGLVAEGTTEVSGTHHIDRGYVHLAEKLSGLGADIWRISMEESAVPAAAAKEEVVKPEPARSESFKGEEVKPRFQIQPSWV; encoded by the coding sequence ATGAGCAAATTTATCGTCCGCGGTGGCAACAGATTGACCGGGAGCGTGAAAGTTAGCGGCGCAAAAAATTCCGTACTACCGATCATAGCCGCCTCTCTATTGGCAGAAGAAGGAGTTAGCGTCATTGTGGACGCACCTCCGCTAGACGATGTAATTACGATTAGCAAAGTGCTGGAGTCTCTGGGTGCAGGTGTTACATACCAGAACGATATCATTGAGGTTGATGCCAGAAGCATTACATCCTGCGAAGCACCTTATGAATGGGTACGCAAAATGCGCGCTTCATTCCTGGTAATGGGTCCACTCTTGTCCCGTATGGGGCATACACGTATTTCCTTGCCTGGCGGTTGTGCCATCGGTACGAGGCCGATTGACCAGCATTTGAAGGGTTTTGAAGCACTGGGCGCCGAGATCAGTCTGGGCCAGGGCTACATTGATGCGAAAAGTAACGGAAGGCTACGCGGAGCCAAGATTTATCTGGATGTGGCCAGCGTAGGTGCAACCGAAAATATAATGATGGCTGCGGCGCTTGCCGAAGGCGTAACTGTAATCGAGAACGCCGCGAAAGAGCCGGAGATTGTTGATTTAGCCAACTACCTGAACGGCATGGGCGGTATTGTACGCGGTGCAGGCACCGGAGTCATCCGTATTGAAGGCGTTGAACGTATGCACGGCGTAAGACATCATGTTATTCCGGACCGCATTGAGGCTGGAACCTATATGGCAGCTGCAGCGATTACGGGCGGAGATGTATATGTGGAAGGCGCCATTGCGGATCATCTGGGCCCGGTTATTGCCAAGATGGAAGAAATGGGCGTTACGGTTATTCCAGACGAGAACGGCGTCCGCGTCATCAGTGACAAACCTCTGAAGGCAGTGGATCTCAAGACGTTGCCTTACCCGGGATTCCCTACCGATATGCAGTCTCAAATGATGGCTTTATTGCTGCGTTCCGAAGGTACCTCCGTAGTCACAGAGACCGTATTTGAGAACCGGTTCATGCATGTGGATGAATTCCACAACATGAACGCAGAGATTAAGATTGAAGGCCGTTCCGCCATCGTAACCGGAAATGCCCGCCTTGTCGGTGCCAAGGTGTGTGCTACGGATCTGCGTGCAGGCGCTGCGCTTATTTTGGCGGGGCTGGTGGCAGAAGGAACTACAGAAGTTAGCGGAACCCATCATATTGACCGTGGTTATGTGCATCTGGCCGAGAAGCTGTCGGGTCTTGGTGCGGACATATGGCGTATTTCCATGGAAGAATCGGCAGTTCCTGCTGCGGCTGCGAAGGAAGAAGTCGTGAAGCCGGAACCGGCAAGAAGCGAATCCTTCAAGGGCGAAGAGGTCAAGCCGCGCTTTCAGATTCAGCCGTCTTGGGTATAA
- a CDS encoding DUF1146 family protein, with product MNTSLSAELSSAIGSSSLISMVVSLVCVALSWWALQNLKLDLVIRYPKSPQGRLLHLLLAIVLGHFVAGFLLDYLGWSGLITRMF from the coding sequence ATGAACACAAGCTTATCCGCTGAATTGTCAAGTGCGATCGGCAGCAGCAGTTTAATCTCGATGGTAGTTTCTTTAGTCTGTGTTGCATTATCCTGGTGGGCACTTCAGAACCTAAAGCTCGATCTGGTCATAAGATATCCCAAGAGTCCTCAGGGCAGATTGCTGCATTTACTGCTGGCCATTGTCCTCGGCCATTTCGTGGCCGGATTTCTGCTGGATTATCTGGGCTGGAGCGGACTTATCACCCGGATGTTTTAA
- a CDS encoding F0F1 ATP synthase subunit epsilon: protein MNTFLLEIVTPEHLVYSKQVNSLTVRGVNGELGILPGHIPLVTPLQVAPLSVKADGVTVSIAVHGGFVEVHKDKVTVLAESAELPKDIDVERAEAAKERAERRLKLQSKQDEIDHRRAELALQRAVTRIKVSTGKGQQ from the coding sequence GTGAATACCTTTTTGCTCGAAATTGTCACTCCGGAGCATCTGGTCTACTCCAAGCAAGTGAATAGCTTGACGGTACGTGGCGTGAATGGTGAACTGGGCATTTTGCCGGGACATATTCCGCTGGTGACTCCGCTTCAGGTTGCTCCGCTTAGCGTCAAAGCGGACGGCGTAACGGTTTCTATCGCCGTTCATGGCGGTTTCGTTGAGGTGCACAAAGATAAGGTAACGGTGCTGGCTGAGAGTGCTGAGCTGCCCAAAGATATTGATGTGGAGCGCGCTGAAGCGGCTAAGGAACGGGCTGAGCGCCGTCTTAAGCTGCAAAGCAAACAGGATGAAATCGATCACCGCCGTGCAGAGCTGGCCTTGCAGCGCGCTGTGACACGGATCAAAGTTTCAACCGGTAAAGGACAACAGTAG
- the atpD gene encoding F0F1 ATP synthase subunit beta, whose product MNKGRVVSIMGPVVDIEFERGQLPEIFNAIKIVATLSDGRNMDLTLEVSNHLGDNLVRCIAMSSTDGLVRGIDAIDQGGPISVPVGEATLGRVFNVLGNPIDNGAEVVAARNPIHRLAPTFDELSTQAEVLETGIKVIDLLAPYAKGGKIGLFGGAGVGKTVTIQELINNIAQEHGGISVFAGVGERTREGNDLYHEMTDSGVIKKTAMVFGQMNEPPGARLRVALTGLTMAEYFRDVEGRDTLLFIDNIFRFTQAGSEVSALLGRMPSAVGYQPTLATEMGQLQERITSTKKGSVTSIQAIYVPADDYTDPAPATAFAHLDATTNLERKISEKGIFPAVDPLASSSRMLAPEIVGEEHYNVAQGVKQLLQRYTELQDIIAILGMDELSEEDKVIVSRARKVERFLSQPFHVAEQFTGFKGKYVPIKETVRSFKEILEGKHDDLPEVAFLFVGTIEEAVEKAKTL is encoded by the coding sequence ATGAACAAAGGACGCGTTGTGAGCATTATGGGTCCGGTTGTCGATATTGAATTTGAACGCGGCCAGCTGCCCGAGATATTCAACGCTATCAAAATTGTTGCGACGCTAAGCGATGGCCGTAACATGGATCTGACTCTTGAAGTTTCCAATCATCTAGGAGATAACCTGGTGCGTTGTATCGCCATGTCTTCCACAGATGGACTGGTACGCGGCATTGATGCCATTGACCAGGGAGGACCGATCTCGGTTCCTGTTGGTGAAGCAACACTCGGCCGCGTATTTAACGTGCTTGGTAATCCAATCGATAACGGCGCTGAAGTGGTGGCTGCAAGAAACCCCATTCACCGTCTGGCTCCTACATTCGATGAATTGTCCACTCAGGCAGAAGTTCTGGAAACCGGCATTAAGGTTATCGACTTGCTTGCCCCTTACGCCAAGGGCGGTAAGATCGGCCTGTTCGGCGGTGCCGGCGTAGGTAAAACTGTAACCATCCAGGAACTGATCAACAACATTGCACAGGAACACGGCGGTATCTCCGTATTCGCAGGTGTTGGCGAGCGTACCCGTGAAGGTAATGACCTGTATCATGAAATGACGGATTCCGGCGTTATCAAGAAAACGGCGATGGTATTCGGACAAATGAATGAGCCGCCGGGCGCGCGTCTGCGCGTAGCTCTGACCGGTCTGACCATGGCGGAATATTTCCGCGATGTTGAAGGCCGCGATACGCTGCTCTTTATCGATAACATATTCCGCTTCACCCAAGCGGGTTCCGAAGTATCGGCCCTTCTCGGCCGTATGCCTTCTGCGGTAGGTTACCAGCCTACACTGGCTACAGAAATGGGTCAGCTGCAGGAACGAATTACGTCCACTAAGAAAGGTTCTGTTACTTCAATTCAGGCGATCTACGTGCCTGCGGATGACTATACAGACCCTGCACCGGCTACTGCATTTGCCCACTTAGATGCGACTACCAACCTGGAGCGTAAAATCTCCGAAAAAGGGATTTTCCCTGCGGTTGACCCTCTGGCTTCAAGCTCGCGTATGCTGGCACCTGAAATCGTCGGAGAAGAGCATTACAACGTGGCACAAGGCGTTAAGCAGCTGCTGCAGCGTTATACTGAGCTTCAGGATATCATTGCAATCCTGGGTATGGATGAGTTGAGTGAAGAGGATAAGGTCATTGTGTCCCGCGCCCGTAAGGTTGAGCGCTTCCTGTCCCAGCCTTTCCATGTAGCAGAACAGTTCACAGGCTTCAAAGGCAAATACGTGCCAATCAAAGAAACCGTGCGCAGCTTCAAAGAAATCCTGGAAGGTAAGCATGATGATCTTCCGGAAGTGGCGTTCCTGTTCGTAGGTACGATTGAAGAAGCAGTGGAAAAAGCTAAAACGTTGTAA
- the atpG gene encoding ATP synthase F1 subunit gamma, which produces MARSMRDIKRQIKSVQNTRQITKAMEMVAASKLRKAQEKAEAARPYSEKLKEVVSSIAAGTQDVQHPMLVSRPVKKTGYLIITSDRGLAGGYNANILRKVTMLIAERHKSKDEYALFVIGRKGRDFLRRREYPIVEEITELSDTPKFADIKSIAYSAVNQFETGVYDELYICYNQFINAISQVPTVDRLLPMDGVGKGEHHGATAAYEYEPSPEGVLEVLLPKYAETLIYGALLNGKASELGAKMTAMGSATKNASKMIGELRLTYNRARQAAITQEITEIVAGANAQS; this is translated from the coding sequence ATGGCAAGAAGCATGCGCGATATTAAACGTCAAATTAAGAGCGTTCAGAACACCAGACAGATCACCAAAGCGATGGAGATGGTCGCCGCCTCCAAGCTGCGCAAAGCGCAGGAGAAAGCGGAAGCTGCGCGTCCTTACTCAGAGAAGCTTAAAGAGGTGGTCTCGAGTATTGCTGCCGGTACGCAGGATGTTCAGCATCCGATGCTGGTCAGCCGGCCTGTCAAAAAAACAGGGTATTTGATCATCACCTCGGATAGAGGTCTTGCAGGTGGCTACAATGCCAACATTCTGCGTAAAGTAACGATGCTGATCGCAGAGCGGCATAAGTCCAAGGATGAGTATGCGCTGTTTGTTATCGGCCGCAAGGGCCGTGACTTTTTGCGCCGCCGTGAGTACCCCATTGTAGAGGAAATTACTGAGCTGTCCGATACCCCGAAGTTTGCCGACATCAAGTCGATTGCCTATTCGGCGGTAAACCAGTTTGAGACAGGCGTCTACGATGAGCTGTACATTTGCTACAACCAGTTTATCAATGCGATCAGCCAGGTTCCGACTGTAGACAGACTTCTGCCTATGGATGGTGTAGGAAAAGGCGAGCATCACGGAGCAACAGCTGCCTATGAATACGAACCTTCTCCTGAAGGCGTGCTGGAAGTTCTGCTTCCTAAATACGCCGAGACTTTAATCTACGGTGCTCTTCTGAACGGCAAGGCCAGTGAGCTGGGAGCCAAGATGACAGCCATGGGCAGTGCAACGAAGAACGCGTCAAAAATGATCGGAGAATTAAGACTTACGTACAACCGCGCCCGTCAGGCGGCAATTACGCAGGAAATTACCGAGATCGTGGCTGGTGCGAACGCGCAGTCTTAA